From a single Miscanthus floridulus cultivar M001 chromosome 8, ASM1932011v1, whole genome shotgun sequence genomic region:
- the LOC136471495 gene encoding ethylene-responsive transcription factor ERF036-like, which translates to MPDREESRSPASSGASSSGPPLSPAETAARRSSPGCEKRARERDGGKHPSYRGVRMRAWGKWVSEIRELLVPLGTAPFSFHDDATQASWRDSEWIDQDAMAAAHDADELFGFAPDGDHGWGQPVHNHSVA; encoded by the exons ATGCCGGACCGGGAGGAATCAAGAAGCCCGGCGTCATCCGGGGCTTCCTCCTCAGGACCGCCGCTGTCACCAGCTGAGACGGCCGCCAGGCGCAGCTCACCGGGATGCGAGAAGCGAGCGCGTGAGCGTGACGGCGGGAAGCACCCGTCGTACCGCGGCGTCCGGATGCGGGCGTGGGGGAAGTGGGTGTCGGAGATCCGTGAGCTGCTTGTGCCGCTCGGCACCGCGCCTTTCTCGTTCCACGACGACGCTACGCAAGCGTCTTGGCGCGACTCAGAGTGGATCGACCAGGACGCTATGGCGGCGGCGCACGATGCCGACGAGCTGTTCGGATTCGCGCCAGACGGCGACCACGGATGGGGCCAGCCG GTCCATAACCATTCAGTTGCTTGA